Proteins encoded together in one Fimbriiglobus ruber window:
- a CDS encoding transposase gives MRSAKKPKLCSRQIQDRAAELISPIFRPSSSRKCSAPVLLQVVLTAAANIISLFGACLRLGTISDQTARSELKSRLPKQRKPLEAKLNHALREPLPPNTRRRSRDLAIDYHEIPYHGHGPKNHVRGNKPRSGTTTFFTYATACLIHHGHRYTLAYTWVRAEDSTVEVLQRLLTEVGNSGVRIRKLLLDRGFFSVAVMQFLQERNCPFLMPVVMRGRKPRRGKKSTGWRMFRRKPAGWYRHTHRHKGEEVTVRVCVSYKSYRHHRTNKRRAKTLVFASWRVSGAPRDVRDAYRTRFGIESSYRQLGQARIRTSTRNPILRSFFVGLALLLRNLWVWFQALWFGEDRHPRVQAASKRFQFRWMLAVLAQGNNDNETLSDTRT, from the coding sequence ATGCGTTCTGCCAAGAAGCCTAAACTGTGTTCCCGGCAAATTCAAGATCGGGCTGCGGAACTGATCTCTCCGATCTTCAGACCATCGAGTTCGCGCAAATGTTCTGCGCCGGTTCTGCTCCAGGTCGTGTTGACGGCTGCGGCCAACATCATCTCGTTGTTCGGGGCCTGCCTTCGTCTGGGTACGATCTCCGATCAGACGGCGCGCAGCGAATTGAAGTCGCGTCTGCCCAAACAGCGCAAGCCGCTCGAAGCCAAGCTGAACCACGCCTTGCGCGAACCGCTGCCGCCGAACACGCGCCGCCGGTCTCGGGATCTGGCGATCGATTACCACGAAATTCCGTATCACGGACACGGTCCCAAGAATCACGTCCGGGGCAACAAGCCACGCTCGGGGACGACCACGTTTTTTACCTACGCCACCGCCTGTCTGATTCATCATGGGCACAGGTATACCCTGGCGTACACGTGGGTCCGGGCGGAAGACTCGACGGTCGAGGTTCTGCAACGACTCCTGACCGAGGTCGGGAACAGCGGCGTGAGGATTCGCAAACTGCTTCTGGATCGGGGGTTTTTCAGCGTCGCCGTGATGCAGTTTCTCCAGGAGCGCAACTGTCCCTTCCTGATGCCCGTGGTGATGCGCGGGCGGAAGCCGCGTCGCGGGAAGAAGTCCACGGGATGGCGGATGTTCCGGCGCAAGCCCGCCGGCTGGTATCGTCACACGCACCGTCACAAGGGTGAGGAGGTGACCGTGAGGGTCTGTGTGAGTTACAAGAGCTACCGCCACCACCGGACGAACAAGCGGCGGGCCAAGACGTTGGTATTCGCCAGCTGGCGTGTGTCGGGTGCACCGAGGGACGTGCGTGACGCGTATCGCACACGGTTCGGGATCGAAAGCAGCTATCGGCAACTCGGTCAGGCGCGAATCCGGACCAGTACCCGGAACCCGATCCTGCGATCGTTCTTCGTGGGTCTGGCCCTGTTGCTGCGAAACCTTTGGGTGTGGTTTCAGGCGCTCTGGTTCGGGGAGGACAGGCACCCGCGAGTGCAAGCGGCATCGAAACGATTCCAGTTCAGGTGGATGTTGGCCGTACTTGCTCAAGGAAATAACGACAACGAAACGCTTTCTGATACGCGAACATAA
- a CDS encoding DEAD/DEAH box helicase: MTALNGRLADLARWSEVESPLVNRLESVLTGPPRDNQGTGSEPARPVDWSLLMRGYAMLVREFGLPDDLIESPSFAVCNYKYYRNPDPPEFLLLNSFFLGDLAFARRLVSSGQVPLSLARYLGLKPPTLKQDVLKSQAALLDAVSPKLTPPSRWPGPGRKPLVLLQQAAVNLAAKELQNGGLLGVNGPPGTGKTTLLRDVVAHVVAARAEAMSCFDDPASAFTASDQRINVGGGSWLNLHRLCPTVRGYELLAATSNNKAVENISRELPAIGAIAADAVGLRYFQSLSDSVHECPTWGLIAAVLGNSENRFRFREVFWNDEDVGMSGYLAAAAGTPQQIEQRDPETGVVTFRQPRLIASESPPTTHEEGLTRWRKARGKFREAVDRFRSWQQLLVTVEQDVSNLPRLKIAESTASCLFTTATTKESGCREIWMKAKATASTAENELAQTTAAMSAHVNTRPNLLSRLFGTKSAKTWQKADTAFRATLKQREDVLAAASVDLIQREAEHKQAIAEIQARQSEWKKATETRIETEKRIGDARKNGTLLLDEAFFQRSHSDKHLCSPWFPDKAHVVRDEVFQSALDLHRAFINVAAKPIRHNLAVLMKVMGGSRLRTSAQEALLADLWSTLFLVVPLISTTFASVERMLGRLPSESLGWLLVDEGGQALPQSAVGALIRTRRALIVGDPVQIEPVVSLPDQLTRAISLQMGVDPDRFAAPIASVQTLADAASSFESELQTENGSRVAGIPLLVHRRCTEPMFGVANAIAYGGMMVSAKNTGPSSIRDILGPSTWLHVEGSAEHHWCEDEGKIVLDLLRQLANAGVQPDLFILSPFVAVAQRLREMIHASGLTEGWPIDGGSRRWTESRIGTVHTAQGREAEAVILVLGAPLANQAGARNWAGVRPNLLNVALTRAKEVIYVIGNRNLWSEAGVFRKLAARL, from the coding sequence ATGACCGCCCTCAATGGCCGGCTTGCCGATCTGGCACGGTGGTCAGAGGTCGAATCGCCCCTGGTTAATCGGCTGGAATCTGTTCTAACCGGTCCGCCACGGGATAACCAGGGTACAGGGTCAGAACCAGCCCGTCCTGTGGATTGGTCGCTATTGATGCGTGGGTATGCGATGCTAGTCCGCGAGTTCGGATTGCCAGACGATTTGATTGAGAGTCCATCGTTCGCGGTCTGCAACTACAAATATTACCGGAATCCAGATCCGCCCGAGTTTCTACTTCTCAACAGCTTCTTTCTCGGAGATCTTGCATTTGCCCGGCGATTGGTTTCCTCTGGGCAAGTGCCACTGAGTCTTGCCCGTTATCTCGGTCTCAAACCGCCAACGCTGAAGCAAGATGTACTGAAAAGCCAAGCTGCGCTTTTGGACGCCGTCTCTCCCAAATTAACACCCCCGTCCCGTTGGCCGGGGCCCGGTCGTAAACCGCTTGTCCTTTTGCAACAGGCGGCTGTAAACCTTGCAGCAAAAGAACTCCAAAATGGTGGATTGCTTGGTGTGAACGGTCCACCCGGAACTGGGAAAACGACCCTACTCCGTGACGTTGTGGCGCATGTCGTCGCCGCCCGTGCGGAGGCCATGAGTTGCTTTGACGACCCAGCATCGGCATTTACGGCGTCAGACCAGCGTATCAATGTCGGGGGCGGATCGTGGCTCAATCTGCATCGTCTCTGCCCAACTGTCCGGGGATACGAACTTTTGGCAGCTACATCCAACAACAAAGCGGTCGAAAACATTAGTCGCGAACTTCCGGCGATTGGAGCAATCGCAGCCGACGCCGTTGGATTGCGATACTTCCAGTCTCTCTCCGATTCCGTTCACGAATGTCCCACTTGGGGTCTTATTGCGGCTGTGCTTGGGAACTCTGAGAATCGATTTCGGTTTCGAGAGGTATTTTGGAATGATGAGGACGTAGGAATGAGCGGATATCTTGCGGCCGCAGCCGGAACTCCGCAGCAAATCGAGCAACGAGACCCAGAAACGGGGGTTGTGACCTTCCGACAACCAAGACTAATTGCCTCCGAATCGCCTCCGACCACCCATGAAGAAGGTCTAACAAGATGGCGAAAAGCGCGTGGTAAATTCCGTGAAGCAGTCGACCGATTTCGATCCTGGCAACAGTTACTCGTCACTGTGGAACAAGACGTATCGAACTTGCCGCGATTGAAAATCGCTGAAAGTACAGCCTCGTGTCTATTCACAACTGCAACTACCAAAGAGTCCGGTTGCCGCGAAATCTGGATGAAAGCGAAGGCTACGGCCAGTACCGCGGAGAACGAACTGGCTCAAACGACTGCGGCGATGTCTGCCCACGTTAACACCCGGCCAAACTTGCTTTCTCGGCTGTTTGGAACCAAATCTGCTAAAACTTGGCAAAAAGCCGACACTGCCTTTCGTGCAACTCTCAAGCAGCGTGAGGACGTTCTTGCAGCAGCGAGTGTGGATTTGATTCAACGAGAGGCCGAACACAAACAAGCCATTGCCGAAATACAGGCGAGACAGAGCGAATGGAAGAAAGCAACTGAAACTCGAATCGAAACGGAGAAACGGATCGGAGATGCTCGGAAAAACGGGACACTGTTACTGGACGAAGCGTTCTTTCAGCGATCTCATTCTGATAAACATCTGTGCTCACCCTGGTTCCCAGATAAGGCTCACGTCGTACGTGACGAGGTCTTTCAGTCGGCTCTTGATCTCCATCGGGCTTTTATTAACGTAGCCGCCAAACCTATACGCCACAATCTTGCCGTGCTGATGAAAGTGATGGGCGGAAGCCGTCTGCGTACCAGTGCGCAGGAGGCACTTCTGGCAGACCTTTGGTCTACGCTGTTCTTGGTCGTGCCTCTTATTTCAACTACCTTCGCTTCGGTCGAGCGGATGCTGGGGCGATTGCCTTCTGAAAGTCTAGGCTGGCTCTTGGTTGATGAGGGCGGGCAAGCGTTACCGCAATCAGCAGTTGGCGCTCTCATTCGAACCCGTCGCGCTCTAATTGTTGGTGATCCGGTCCAAATCGAACCCGTGGTTTCGCTTCCGGACCAACTCACACGAGCAATCAGCCTTCAGATGGGAGTTGATCCCGACCGTTTCGCAGCGCCTATTGCCTCCGTTCAAACTCTCGCGGATGCAGCCTCATCCTTTGAGTCCGAGCTTCAAACCGAAAACGGCAGTCGTGTCGCAGGTATACCTCTACTCGTTCATCGCCGTTGTACGGAACCAATGTTCGGAGTGGCAAATGCGATTGCTTATGGCGGTATGATGGTCTCTGCGAAAAATACTGGCCCTTCGTCAATCCGCGACATCTTGGGACCTTCCACTTGGTTGCACGTCGAAGGGTCGGCCGAACATCATTGGTGCGAAGACGAAGGCAAGATCGTACTTGACCTGCTTCGACAACTCGCAAACGCCGGAGTTCAACCGGACTTGTTCATCTTGAGTCCATTCGTAGCTGTAGCCCAACGACTTCGAGAAATGATTCATGCGAGTGGCTTGACGGAAGGATGGCCTATTGATGGCGGTTCTCGTCGATGGACGGAAAGTAGGATCGGAACAGTACACACAGCGCAAGGGCGGGAAGCAGAAGCGGTTATTCTTGTTCTTGGGGCACCATTGGCGAATCAAGCCGGAGCAAGAAATTGGGCTGGGGTTCGCCCGAATCTACTAAACGTAGCTCTAACCCGGGCAAAGGAAGTTATATATGTGATTGGAAATCGAAACCTTTGGAGCGAAGCCGGAGTGTTCCGAAAACTCGCTGCGCGACTCTAA
- a CDS encoding Uma2 family endonuclease, which produces MLERISNVPAHRILLNPPPGTATEADLLDSATTGGRDCELVGGILIERPTSFWAGLLPIRIASSIYNFTEKDNLGVVAGSRGAIHLASGLVRMPSLSFIRWDSVDDTDVIENPDGAFLEAAPDLVVEVLCPDNTTREMAIKLDEYAKAGVRLVWYVDPTREEVTVYPKGRERGKKVVGTDGVIDGGDVLPGFVLPVAKIFEKRGPTKKGKKKDKS; this is translated from the coding sequence GTGCTGGAGCGCATCAGCAATGTGCCGGCCCATCGCATTCTGTTGAACCCGCCACCGGGAACGGCAACCGAAGCCGACTTACTTGATTCGGCGACGACCGGGGGGCGAGATTGCGAACTTGTGGGCGGCATTCTCATCGAACGACCGACAAGTTTTTGGGCAGGACTTCTTCCGATCAGGATCGCTTCCAGCATTTACAACTTTACCGAGAAAGATAATCTCGGTGTCGTTGCTGGTTCGAGAGGCGCGATCCACTTGGCATCTGGTCTCGTCCGAATGCCGTCCTTGTCTTTCATCCGCTGGGATAGCGTTGACGACACAGACGTAATCGAAAATCCGGACGGGGCATTTCTGGAAGCGGCTCCGGACTTGGTAGTGGAAGTACTCTGTCCGGATAACACGACGCGGGAGATGGCCATTAAGCTGGACGAGTACGCCAAAGCGGGCGTCCGATTGGTGTGGTACGTCGACCCGACCAGGGAAGAGGTGACTGTCTATCCGAAGGGCCGGGAGCGGGGCAAGAAGGTCGTCGGGACAGATGGGGTGATCGATGGCGGAGATGTGCTGCCCGGTTTCGTGTTGCCTGTGGCCAAGATCTTTGAAAAGCGGGGGCCGACCAAGAAGGGCAAGAAGAAAGACAAATCGTGA
- a CDS encoding FG-GAP repeat domain-containing protein, whose protein sequence is MANHFRALIKLIATLHGPAPKRRKSREPRRDVNQPRPSRQLGLEHLEARDVPNSPESIAVVFKPVMSLASITAYQEIIVYTDSQGQSFYTEGAASTPSPGIVGQLSPLPDISQAVVDVTNNTPSPYGTLTVQTGVPFNPNDSSAIGVTKDPSGTPYASEVIASAADLSGQAAAINQAFTSTAAAGLAYSPLTQNDNTTATTAITDAGLQPPDDTGLLSPHWAPGTGKNLKETCAPDENGNTVIDITDSNVSSSGPVDFRLIAYLNALNYNLSLTSANVPVATQALTINPGGTQTTTLQVCNSDGSTQSVEVTDCEADGTLFETVLCDVTDGQVSGETIDLYNGSATPVETLSSTVTEGSDGTVSSASGSTTDIGGNLIDGFAVLNTDNSTGGLSNSTFSTIDSSRSPQINTVAKYDPTTGEISTLSSNYYDNGVSAGFYNTSGDGGEATGGGGGGATGGGGGTGGGGNTGGGGGNTGGGGGNTGGGGGNTGGGGGGNTGGGGGNTGGGGGNTGGGGGNTGGGGGNTGGGDTGGGGDTGGGGGGDTGGGGGGDTGDASPSARRLGPNAAQGAFTPANAGYTGGGGSGLYATPAASTTGKPFTGDVADFTGTSTNPADYTATIIWGDGTASAGAVSAVGNDEFHVWGSHVYAASGMDPILVSVVNVTTGQTTPINDDATAVQDATAGQAALASGNTASGITLLQQSVGLDSTNASNWVALGLAQIANNDPADGVHSLQTAEKLGADVPQSDFPPTPPPAPPVTPAPPVTPPPAPNPVLLGVSQFTVSPDAGADGTVDLDNPDGSVASTLTPFPGFTGGVRTAVGDLTGTGASDVIVGTGPGTVATVAAYNGQTQLFTLQPFDSFTGGVFVTTGYITGDGHADLIITPDEGGGPRVEIYELQGSTPVEIDNFFGINDPNFRGGARAAAGDINGDGYADLVVSAGFGGGPRISVYDGHALAESQQVQLVPDFFAFEPTLQNGAYVAVGDVNGDGHADIIVGAGPGGGPRVLILSGQTLLSGGSDAALNAPIANFFAGDASNRGGVRVAAKNLDGDLFGDVVVGSGTGTESELTAYLGKNLSAGSTTADFDLDPFPGFTGGIFVG, encoded by the coding sequence ATGGCAAACCACTTCCGCGCTCTGATCAAACTGATCGCCACCCTGCACGGACCGGCGCCCAAACGGCGGAAGTCGCGCGAGCCGCGGCGGGATGTCAACCAACCGCGGCCGAGTCGCCAGCTCGGCCTCGAACACCTCGAAGCCCGCGACGTGCCCAACTCGCCGGAATCAATCGCCGTCGTTTTCAAGCCGGTCATGTCGCTGGCCAGCATCACGGCGTACCAGGAAATCATCGTCTACACAGATTCACAGGGTCAAAGCTTCTACACCGAAGGGGCCGCGTCGACCCCGAGCCCCGGCATCGTCGGGCAATTATCGCCCCTGCCGGACATCTCGCAAGCGGTCGTGGACGTGACGAATAACACCCCGTCGCCCTACGGCACCCTCACCGTCCAGACCGGCGTCCCCTTCAACCCCAACGACAGTAGCGCCATTGGGGTCACGAAGGATCCGAGCGGCACCCCCTACGCTTCCGAAGTGATCGCGTCCGCGGCCGACCTGTCGGGCCAGGCGGCCGCCATCAATCAGGCATTTACGAGTACCGCGGCCGCGGGCCTGGCCTATTCGCCTCTCACGCAAAACGATAATACCACGGCCACCACGGCCATCACCGATGCCGGCCTGCAACCGCCCGACGATACCGGACTCTTGAGCCCGCACTGGGCGCCGGGGACCGGAAAAAATCTGAAAGAAACTTGCGCCCCCGACGAAAACGGGAACACCGTAATCGACATCACCGACAGCAATGTTTCCTCTAGCGGGCCGGTGGATTTCCGCCTGATCGCGTATCTCAACGCACTCAATTACAACCTGTCGCTCACATCAGCCAACGTTCCCGTGGCGACCCAGGCTCTCACGATCAATCCGGGTGGAACTCAGACGACCACTCTCCAGGTGTGCAATTCGGACGGCAGCACGCAATCGGTCGAGGTCACGGATTGCGAAGCGGACGGCACCCTGTTCGAGACAGTCCTGTGCGACGTGACCGACGGGCAGGTTTCGGGAGAAACGATCGATTTGTACAACGGCAGCGCGACGCCCGTGGAGACGTTAAGCTCCACCGTCACGGAGGGGTCCGACGGGACGGTGTCTTCCGCCAGCGGTTCCACCACCGACATCGGCGGCAACTTGATCGATGGTTTCGCGGTACTCAACACGGATAATTCCACGGGCGGGTTATCGAACAGCACTTTTTCAACGATCGATTCCAGCCGGTCGCCTCAGATCAACACCGTTGCGAAATACGACCCGACCACCGGCGAGATCTCCACACTTTCTTCGAACTACTACGACAACGGCGTATCAGCCGGCTTTTATAACACATCTGGCGACGGTGGCGAAGCAACCGGCGGAGGAGGCGGTGGCGCGACGGGAGGTGGCGGAGGCACTGGCGGTGGTGGGAACACCGGAGGCGGTGGTGGGAACACCGGAGGCGGTGGTGGGAACACCGGAGGCGGTGGTGGGAACACCGGAGGCGGTGGCGGAGGAAATACCGGCGGTGGAGGTGGAAACACTGGCGGTGGAGGTGGAAACACTGGCGGTGGAGGTGGGAACACCGGCGGTGGCGGCGGGAACACCGGCGGCGGAGATACCGGTGGCGGCGGAGACACCGGCGGTGGTGGTGGCGGGGATACCGGCGGCGGTGGTGGCGGAGACACCGGAGATGCTTCCCCATCTGCCCGGCGACTCGGGCCGAATGCGGCTCAGGGTGCATTCACGCCCGCCAACGCCGGGTACACCGGCGGCGGTGGTAGTGGCCTCTACGCCACGCCAGCGGCTTCGACCACGGGCAAGCCTTTTACTGGCGATGTCGCCGACTTCACCGGCACATCGACCAACCCGGCCGACTACACGGCCACGATCATTTGGGGCGACGGAACAGCGTCCGCCGGTGCCGTTTCCGCGGTCGGCAACGACGAGTTCCATGTGTGGGGATCGCACGTCTACGCGGCTTCCGGCATGGACCCCATCCTGGTCTCGGTCGTCAACGTGACGACGGGCCAGACGACCCCGATCAACGACGACGCCACCGCCGTGCAAGACGCCACCGCCGGCCAGGCCGCCCTGGCAAGCGGCAATACGGCAAGCGGCATTACCTTACTCCAACAGTCCGTCGGGCTCGACTCCACGAACGCCTCGAACTGGGTGGCGCTAGGCCTCGCCCAGATCGCCAACAACGACCCCGCGGACGGCGTGCATTCCCTCCAAACCGCCGAGAAACTCGGGGCGGACGTGCCGCAGTCCGATTTCCCGCCGACGCCCCCGCCCGCACCGCCGGTCACGCCCGCCCCGCCGGTGACTCCTCCACCCGCGCCCAATCCGGTCCTGCTCGGGGTATCGCAGTTCACCGTCAGCCCCGACGCGGGCGCCGACGGGACCGTGGACCTGGACAACCCGGACGGGTCGGTTGCCTCGACACTGACTCCGTTCCCCGGATTCACCGGCGGCGTTCGGACCGCAGTGGGCGACCTGACCGGCACCGGCGCCTCGGACGTCATCGTCGGAACGGGTCCGGGAACGGTCGCCACAGTCGCGGCATACAACGGTCAGACGCAATTGTTCACGCTCCAGCCGTTCGACTCGTTCACCGGCGGCGTCTTCGTGACCACCGGATACATCACCGGCGACGGCCACGCCGACCTGATCATTACGCCGGACGAGGGAGGCGGCCCCCGCGTCGAGATCTACGAGTTGCAGGGTTCCACGCCCGTCGAGATCGACAACTTCTTCGGCATCAACGACCCGAACTTCCGCGGCGGGGCGCGGGCCGCGGCCGGCGACATCAACGGCGACGGGTACGCGGATTTGGTCGTTTCGGCCGGGTTCGGCGGCGGCCCGCGGATCTCCGTGTACGACGGGCACGCGCTGGCCGAGAGCCAGCAAGTCCAATTGGTGCCAGACTTCTTCGCGTTCGAGCCGACGCTTCAGAACGGGGCCTACGTGGCCGTCGGCGACGTGAACGGGGACGGGCACGCGGACATCATCGTCGGCGCGGGACCGGGCGGCGGCCCCCGAGTCCTGATCCTTTCCGGACAGACCCTGCTGTCAGGCGGGTCCGACGCCGCGCTCAACGCCCCGATCGCCAACTTCTTCGCAGGAGATGCGAGCAATCGGGGCGGGGTTCGCGTGGCCGCGAAGAACCTGGACGGCGACCTTTTCGGGGACGTGGTAGTCGGGAGCGGGACCGGGACCGAAAGCGAGCTCACCGCCTATCTCGGGAAGAATCTCTCCGCCGGGTCGACGACTGCCGACTTCGATCTCGATCCCTTCCCGGGCTTCACCGGCGGGATCTTTGTCGGCTAA
- a CDS encoding ABC transporter permease, translated as MRAAFILFWQAALARTYPRVAWMFRNRTWLLQETLLPMLSVAAFAYVYEAMNAPRAYIGFVVLGAAMTTFWMNVLWSMGAHLYWERDSGNLELYVMSPAPMMGILAGMALGGATTTIVRALAIVATGVIIFDVPVNPSSWWLLSLVFGLTMIALYGLGMMFASVFLLFGREAWHTVNLLQEPVYLLTGMNFPVKVLGQMVHYALPGIALLIPLTAGMDAMRQVLFGAPGLLDVWPEIGLLAVLSVVFLFAARWCLVILERKARVEGTLSVKWQ; from the coding sequence ATGCGTGCCGCCTTCATTCTGTTCTGGCAAGCCGCCCTCGCCCGCACGTACCCGCGGGTCGCGTGGATGTTCCGCAACCGGACCTGGCTGCTCCAGGAAACGCTCCTGCCGATGCTCTCGGTGGCCGCGTTCGCTTACGTCTACGAGGCAATGAACGCGCCGCGGGCGTACATCGGGTTCGTGGTCCTGGGGGCGGCGATGACGACGTTCTGGATGAACGTCCTCTGGTCGATGGGCGCCCACCTGTACTGGGAGCGCGACTCGGGCAACCTGGAACTGTACGTCATGTCGCCCGCCCCGATGATGGGCATCCTGGCCGGCATGGCCCTCGGCGGGGCCACCACCACCATCGTCCGCGCGCTGGCGATCGTCGCAACCGGCGTGATCATCTTCGACGTGCCGGTCAACCCGTCGAGTTGGTGGCTGTTATCGCTCGTATTCGGCCTGACGATGATCGCGCTGTACGGGCTCGGGATGATGTTCGCGTCCGTGTTCCTGCTGTTCGGCCGCGAGGCGTGGCACACGGTCAACCTGCTTCAGGAGCCGGTCTACCTGCTCACGGGGATGAATTTCCCGGTCAAAGTCCTCGGCCAAATGGTCCACTACGCGCTACCGGGCATCGCCCTGCTCATTCCGCTGACAGCCGGCATGGACGCGATGCGTCAGGTGCTCTTCGGCGCCCCCGGGCTGCTAGACGTTTGGCCCGAAATCGGTTTACTCGCGGTGCTGTCGGTGGTGTTCCTGTTTGCTGCCAGGTGGTGCCTGGTAATCCTCGAACGCAAAGCCCGCGTCGAAGGGACGCTGTCGGTCAAATGGCAGTAG
- the rpsT gene encoding 30S ribosomal protein S20 translates to MPHTKSAWKRLRSSELRRRRNRTTVKGIKLQTREAAEALASGDATKATPAFQATVSKLDKAAARGVIHKNKAARLKSKLAKKLNNLKPKPAEAPKS, encoded by the coding sequence ATGCCTCATACCAAGAGCGCGTGGAAGCGGCTCCGGTCGTCCGAACTGCGGCGCCGCCGGAACCGGACGACGGTCAAAGGGATCAAGCTTCAGACCCGCGAAGCGGCCGAAGCTCTGGCCAGCGGCGATGCCACCAAGGCGACGCCCGCGTTCCAGGCCACGGTGAGCAAGCTCGACAAAGCGGCCGCCCGCGGCGTCATCCACAAGAATAAGGCCGCCCGGCTGAAGTCGAAGCTGGCCAAGAAGCTGAACAACCTGAAGCCGAAGCCGGCCGAAGCCCCGAAGAGCTAG
- the tsf gene encoding translation elongation factor Ts: MSTITAAAVNDLRKRTDLPLMDCKSALVEAGGDPEKAIEILRSRNAKAAVKREANETAEGRIGVAIDAAKQQAGIVEMRCESAPSAKSDQYIALTNDIAKHVAAHPAKDVAELLTQPFGTGTIKDRIDETVGLIREKMIVQRFTRLTGGVFGQYVHHDGTVGVLLHCTGTGGNDEALRDICAHIAALNPQYISAVEIPGELVEKEKAMAMAQIKEDPKNAGKPANIVEKIAEGKLKTWMAEIVLTEQPMANTAKYPGQTVGQVLQKQGLTATKFIRYKVGATAV; encoded by the coding sequence ATGAGTACGATTACAGCCGCCGCGGTGAACGATCTCCGCAAGCGGACCGATCTGCCGCTGATGGATTGCAAGTCCGCTCTGGTCGAGGCGGGCGGCGACCCGGAAAAAGCGATCGAAATCCTCCGCAGCCGGAACGCGAAGGCGGCCGTCAAGCGGGAGGCGAACGAGACCGCCGAGGGCCGCATCGGCGTCGCCATCGACGCGGCCAAGCAACAGGCCGGCATCGTCGAGATGCGGTGCGAGTCCGCCCCGTCGGCCAAGAGCGACCAGTACATCGCGCTGACCAACGACATCGCCAAGCACGTCGCCGCCCACCCGGCGAAGGACGTGGCCGAACTGCTCACCCAGCCGTTCGGTACGGGCACGATCAAAGACCGGATCGACGAGACGGTCGGCCTGATCCGGGAAAAGATGATCGTCCAGCGGTTCACCCGGCTGACCGGCGGCGTGTTCGGCCAGTACGTCCACCACGACGGGACCGTCGGCGTGCTCCTGCACTGCACCGGGACCGGCGGGAACGACGAAGCCCTCCGCGACATCTGTGCCCACATCGCGGCCCTCAACCCCCAGTACATCTCGGCGGTGGAAATCCCGGGCGAGTTGGTGGAGAAGGAAAAGGCCATGGCGATGGCCCAGATCAAGGAAGACCCGAAGAACGCGGGCAAGCCGGCGAACATCGTTGAGAAGATCGCCGAAGGCAAGCTCAAGACCTGGATGGCCGAGATCGTGCTGACCGAGCAGCCGATGGCGAACACGGCCAAATACCCGGGTCAGACGGTCGGCCAGGTGCTGCAGAAGCAAGGCCTGACCGCCACGAAGTTCATCCGGTACAAGGTCGGCGCCACCGCCGTCTGA
- the rpsB gene encoding 30S ribosomal protein S2: protein MALVDVKQLLDAGVHYGHRASRWNPKMRPYIYGKRNLIHIIDLRETVRGLLRSHRYLSQLVSRGHLVLFVGTKRQAKEIVEREACRCGMPYVSERWLGGTLTNFRTIRARLNRLRELETMWLPAGENPGRHDMQAYIASMMNDAGKMDLNKAPETAPIRSYSKKMVSTLSRELLKIRRNLLGIRDMNRLPDALVIVGPNREHIAIKEAKRMGVTTVALIDTDSDPDPVDLPIPGNDDSIRSIEVILGKLSDAILEGRAALPPEQQALIKPRTPPSAHRPNPQPPAAAAPTPAAPAPATTAALPTNPPVAPAVAP, encoded by the coding sequence GTGGCTCTCGTAGACGTGAAGCAACTGCTCGACGCCGGGGTACACTACGGGCACCGCGCCAGCCGGTGGAACCCCAAGATGCGGCCGTACATCTACGGCAAGCGTAACCTGATTCACATCATCGACCTGCGTGAAACCGTCCGGGGCCTCCTGCGGTCCCACCGCTATCTGTCCCAGCTCGTGTCCCGCGGCCACCTCGTCCTCTTCGTCGGGACCAAGCGGCAGGCCAAAGAGATCGTCGAACGCGAAGCGTGCCGGTGCGGCATGCCGTACGTCAGCGAACGCTGGCTGGGCGGCACTCTGACCAACTTCCGCACGATCCGCGCGCGGCTGAACCGCCTCCGCGAACTCGAAACCATGTGGCTCCCGGCCGGCGAAAACCCCGGCCGCCACGACATGCAGGCGTACATCGCGTCGATGATGAACGACGCCGGCAAAATGGACCTGAATAAGGCCCCGGAAACCGCGCCGATCCGCAGCTACTCGAAGAAGATGGTGTCCACGCTGAGCCGCGAGCTGCTCAAGATTCGCCGCAACTTGCTCGGCATCCGGGACATGAACCGCCTGCCGGACGCGCTCGTGATCGTCGGCCCGAACCGCGAACACATCGCCATCAAGGAAGCCAAGCGGATGGGCGTGACCACGGTCGCCCTCATCGACACCGACAGCGACCCGGACCCGGTCGACCTGCCGATCCCGGGGAACGACGACAGCATCCGGTCGATCGAGGTGATCCTCGGCAAGCTGTCCGACGCGATCCTGGAAGGGCGCGCCGCCCTCCCGCCGGAACAACAGGCGCTCATCAAGCCGCGGACGCCCCCGTCGGCCCACCGCCCCAACCCGCAACCGCCGGCCGCGGCAGCCCCGACTCCGGCGGCCCCCGCCCCGGCCACGACCGCTGCCCTGCCGACGAACCCGCCGGTCGCGCCGGCCGTCGCTCCTTAA